One genomic segment of Trueperaceae bacterium includes these proteins:
- a CDS encoding MerR family transcriptional regulator → MFSLTELVEAANALLPTYLPKDASGRAAEDVNPRLVRFYTTEGLMPDALREGREARYTFEHLVNLLVVRKLLAEGFGSGAIRSALAGQDAERVAALLEGEVQVQLVPRGTSGPGDAAKAAFLRAVRARAGLDGAGPAGKAAAASTPAAPRTDGGQDADGQRPASMRRAHEAPKPSPAAGTDLPTSWTRVNVMDGLELFVRDDFVMPTTLWGDDALLQTVRIVLLQVEQSRKRRK, encoded by the coding sequence GTGTTCTCCCTCACCGAACTGGTCGAGGCCGCCAACGCCTTGCTGCCCACCTACCTCCCCAAGGACGCCAGCGGTCGCGCGGCCGAGGACGTCAACCCGCGGTTGGTGCGCTTCTACACCACGGAGGGGCTCATGCCCGACGCTCTCCGTGAGGGTCGCGAGGCGCGGTACACGTTCGAGCACCTCGTGAACCTGTTGGTCGTCCGCAAGCTCCTCGCCGAGGGGTTCGGGAGCGGCGCCATCCGTTCGGCCCTCGCCGGCCAGGACGCCGAGCGGGTCGCGGCCCTCCTCGAGGGCGAGGTCCAGGTGCAGCTCGTGCCCAGAGGCACGAGCGGCCCGGGAGACGCCGCCAAGGCGGCCTTCCTGAGGGCGGTGCGGGCGCGCGCTGGGCTCGACGGGGCGGGCCCCGCCGGCAAGGCGGCCGCGGCGTCGACCCCCGCCGCGCCGAGGACCGATGGAGGGCAGGACGCCGATGGCCAACGCCCGGCTTCCATGCGCCGCGCCCACGAGGCGCCCAAACCGTCGCCGGCGGCCGGCACCGACCTCCCCACCAGCTGGACCCGCGTCAACGTCATGGACGGCCTGGAGCTCTTCGTCCGCGACGACTTCGTCATGCCCACCACGCTCTGGGGAGACGACGCGCTCCTCCAGACGGTCAGGATCGTCCTGCTCCAGGTGGAGCAGAGCCGCAAGAGACGCAAATGA